One Bos indicus isolate NIAB-ARS_2022 breed Sahiwal x Tharparkar chromosome 22, NIAB-ARS_B.indTharparkar_mat_pri_1.0, whole genome shotgun sequence DNA window includes the following coding sequences:
- the CIMIP7 gene encoding uncharacterized protein C3orf84 homolog — protein sequence MQSALVGSWHNSGFYGHYRGQFRSDSAREYRLAAKPQPPAVFLQRCQEPPQQHFFSKHDNRTSFDKGPYCLLQGIGRRKDLERLWQQHTFLRWAPCELELRQPRPLESSYQTEFRSGPGLGDLPQRLVHFVQIQPLRVNTTYQQNFCQPSRGGHCGSDNMGPQTPVTNPLPDLPGIPRPKLLQHYLHAGVSECLNWSRTLNKDG from the exons ATGCAAAGTGCTTTAGTAGGCTCCTGG CACAACAGTGGCTTCTATGGGCACTACAGAGGCCAATTCAGGAGTGACAGTGCTCGAGAATACCGCCTTGCAGCCAAGCCCCAGCCTCCAGCAGTGTTCCTGCAGCGCTGTCAG GAGCCACCACAGCAACACTTCTTCTCCAAGCATGACAACCGCACTTCCTTCGATAAG GGCCCCTACTGCCTGCTGCAGGGAATCGGAAGGCGGAAAGACTTGGAGCGCCTGTGGCAGCAGCATACCTTCCTGCGCTGGGCACCCTGTGAACTGGAGTTGCGCCAGCCGCGGCCCCTCGAATCCTCCTACCAGACCGAATTCCGGTCAGGGCCAGGACTCGGGGACCTCCCCCAGCGCCTTGTCCACTTTGTGCAGATCCAGCCTCTCCGCGTTAACACCACCTACCAGCAGAATTTCTGCCAGCCATCCCGGGGTGGCCACTGTGGCAGCGACAACATGGGCCCCCAGACCCCAGTCACCAACCCACTGCCTGACCTCCCGGGGATCCCCAGACCCAAGCTGCTGCAGCATTATCTTCACGCTGGGGTCTCTGAGTGTCTAAACTGGTCCAGAACATTAAACAAGGATGGCTGA